The Candidatus Nealsonbacteria bacterium nucleotide sequence CTAGAAATTGAGGATAGAAGCTTAGAGGTTTTGCGAGCTGCCGAAATAGATTTGAGAGAGTATCAGGAAGAGCTAGGTAAAGTAAGAAAGGCGTTGCCAGACAATCCTTCTGTTGCTTCAGTCGTTTCATTTATTGAAGAAAGGGTTCGTGCACACGGTCTTATATTTTCAGAAATTCAACCCTTTACCGTTTCCAGTTATCCAGACAGAGGCCAGCTCAAAGAGACAATAATTTCTTTAAAGATAGAAGGAGCTACTTATCCCCAAATGAAAAGATTTTTAGAAAGTCTTGAAAAATCAATTAAGATTATAGTTGTAGAGAGCATTTCATTTGAACTTGGAGAAGAAGAGAGATTTTCTTTTGACTTAACCTTAAAAACTTATTCTTATTAAGAATAATTTAAAATAATGCTTAATAAATTCGAAGAACAAAAAGAAAAGCAGGGACTTTTTTTATATACCGCTGTATTTTTAATGATTATTACAACCCTTTATTTGGTAAGAGGAGTATCCTTTGATTTCAGTGTTCCTGAAATAGTAATTGAAGAAGGAGAAGATTACTCTGGAGCAAAAGAATTACTTAAGGTAATTCAGGCCATATATGATTTTGATAAATCCGAGCCGTTTAGCTATATTGTGCCGTTTGATGGTGATCTAGGACGATCAAATCCGTTTATCATAGAAGAAAGACTGGAAGTAGAAGAAGACCAAGAGGAAGATTTGTGATTTTATAAAAAGATATAATTTATGGCAGATTTAATCCAAAGATTAGTTGAAAAAAAAGTAATTAAAGAAGAGGATGTTGCAGTCCTTGAGTCTGAAATTAGCACGACTGGAAAAAGAGAAGAAGAAATTATATTAGAAAAAGGCATCTTTCCGGAAAAATCCCTTTTTCAACTAAAAAGTGAGGTGGTGAAGGTTCCCTTTAAAAAAATTGAACAAGAAGAAATTTCTTTGAAGGCTCTTGAATTTATTTCTGAAGATTCAGCTAAGCATTATAAGATTGTCCCGCTAAAAATTGAGGAAGACATTTTAGAAGTTGGAATGGTTTATCCTGAAGATCTTAAGGTTCAAGAATTTCTTGATTTTCTTTCTCGACAAAATAATTTTTCTTACAAAGTTTTTTTGATTTCACTTACCGATTATAATCTTGTTCTAAAGAAATATCAAACTATCAAAAAAGAGTTTTCTCAAGCACTTGAAAGCTTGGAGGGAGAATTAAATAAGGAAGGGCCTGGAGCTGAAAAAGTTCCAGAAGCGAAAAGAGCTCTTGTTGTAGATGCTCCGGTAATAAAGATGGTTGCCGTTATTTTAAAATATGCGCTAGAGGGAGCGGCTTCTGATGTTCATATAGAACCATTCAAGGATAAGTCACGAGTTAGATTTAGGATTGATG carries:
- the pilO gene encoding type 4a pilus biogenesis protein PilO, whose translation is MDKNKKTLTLFFLATLIGLFVIIPLYQKYLLEGSKLSAEEEKLEIEDRSLEVLRAAEIDLREYQEELGKVRKALPDNPSVASVVSFIEERVRAHGLIFSEIQPFTVSSYPDRGQLKETIISLKIEGATYPQMKRFLESLEKSIKIIVVESISFELGEEERFSFDLTLKTYSY